From one Magnolia sinica isolate HGM2019 chromosome 18, MsV1, whole genome shotgun sequence genomic stretch:
- the LOC131232281 gene encoding uncharacterized protein LOC131232281, with the protein MGLHGCSTNGQLDNSKFSEPMPWIGLYVAAASMACTLAMACDAFHGLRNKKLWFPNRNFSLNATSLALLTIATKLPVDLNTSMPRRQDQLAKLSGTVLICTVMGNFMPSLGVMEESEMLANFLALCILVITVVVNIGIQIGTGVIYVFIPEHAAIMFIMLVLLVILGCSALTVPTTKQLLEQQFKSKHRQASDYGSDNIGVSAVEKQKEDVKKFWVMAATSNPQYVLGRSALSTASGAFCLLAALILVEAVVRSLATGYFNFCSGESDYKWSSMLILMSQAVAVAVGTIAPALRWFNAVGFHNLHKRKGSFREEFRVEMWWILRFVEAKEKHLPFGIGSMSSRRVRKIAHISKNRILDLLIAIQTVVVLVSKSIRMVSVVIMCFLKRLSSLFHCMRLLKNLAPSESIFREGGSESGSNPNLRDFVLHLEGEDSLVRLIARNGCECMDRWIRNATKREPTYLVELLKKSTASEGFKGVGKFDSDQIPSITWAEPPNCWALPVVTLTSIAVALPNTDPCAIKSLLCGVHEGLRYVRLVEKTLDAKGPTNMKEAADSVWVGVDVYNRWLNENLYKFAREGKCSKKVLEELADIGRKLVLEFTSGVGKKKTPLEWPPKVLAANSMYRVCQTILQDYNKFGAEHELLEWLQMTIADILAACFTNLPGVISMKCLCSAIEVRTLSVVEAASLLGEAENILGTIGQKALSNLDPNQMACIDEWRLCKKRNQSCVLSSDDGMCDFSSDELSLYIE; encoded by the coding sequence ATGGGGTTACATGGGTGCAGCACCAATGGCCAACTAGACAACTCGAAATTCAGCGAGCCGATGCCATGGATCGGTCTCTATGTAGCAGCAGCTTCTATGGCATGCACCCTCGCCATGGCCTGCGATGCCTTTCATGGTTTGCGTAACAAGAAGCTTTGGTTCCCTAACAGAAACTTCTCGCTGAATGCGACTTCCTTGGCCCTATTAACCATCGCCACAAAACTACCTGTTGATCTCAATACGTCCATGCCCCGCCGCCAGGATCAGCTTGCCAAGCTCAGTGGCACCGTCCTTATCTGCACCGTGATGGGCAACTTCATGCCGTCTTTAGGAGTGATGGAAGAGTCCGAGATGCTTGCAAACTTCCTTGCGCTGTGCATTCTCGTCATCACTGTGGTTGTCAACATTGGAATCCAAATAGGTACTGGtgtaatttatgttttcataCCTGAACACGCCGCAATCATGTTTATCATGCTAGTTCTGCTTGTGATATTGGGGTGCTCAGCTTTAACTGTTCCCACCACTAAGCAGTTGCTTGAACAACAGTTCAAAAGCAAACATCGACAGGCTTCGGATTACGGATCAGACAACATTGGGGTGTCTGCAGTTGAGAAACAGAAAGAGGATGTGAAGAAGTTTTGGGTGATGGCTGCTACCTCTAATCCTCAGTATGTTCTTGGGCGGTCTGCATTGTCAACTGCCTCAGGAGCTTTCTGTCTCCTTGCTGCTCTGATCTTGGTGGAAGCAGTGGTCCGATCGCTTGCCACAGGATATTTCAACTTCTGTAGCGGGGAATCTGACTACAAGTGGTCTAGTATGTTGATTTTGATGTCTCAGGCGGTTGCAGTAGCAGTGGGCACCATCGCCCCTGCTCTCAGATGGTTTAATGCTGTTGGCTTCCACAACCTTCATAAAAGAAAAGGGAGCTTCAGAGAGGAGTTCCGAGTAGAGATGTGGTGGATTCTACGTTTCGTAGAAGCCAAAGAGAAGCATTTGCCTTTTGGGATCGGCAGCATGAGCAGCAGGCGTGTTAGGAAGATTGCCCACATCTCCAAAAACCGAATTCTTGATCTCCTTATAGCAATCCAAACTGTGGTAGTATTGGTGAGCAAATCCATTAGGATGGTCTCGGTAGTGATCATGTGCTTTCTCAAAAGGTTGTCTTCCCTTTTCCACTGCATGAGATTACTGAAAAATCTGGCACCCAGTGAAAGTATTTTCAGGGAGGGAGGATCTGAGTCAGGATCCAATCCGAACCTGAGGGAttttgtacttcatcttgaggGGGAAGACTCACTGGTCCGGTTAATTGCAAGAAATGGATGCGAGTGCATGGACCGATGGATAAGGAACGCCACTAAGCGTGAACCAACTTACTTGGTAGAACTGCTAAAAAAGTCTACTGCATCAGAAGGTTTCAAGGGAGTGGGCAAGTTTGACAGTGACCAAATTCCCTCGATAACATGGGCAGAACCTCCCAACTGTTGGGCTCTGCCTGTGGTGACCCTCACAAGCATTGCAGTCGCACTTCCCAACACTGATCCATGCGCGATCAAATCATTGCTGTGTGGAGTACATGAAGGCCTCAGGTATGTAAGGCTTGTAGAAAAGACACTGGATGCCAAAGGGCCAACTAACATGAAGGAAGCTGCAGATAGTGTCTGGGTGGGTGTCGATGTTTACAATCGCTGGCTCAATGAGAATCTTTACAAATTTGCCCGTGAAGGAAAATGTTCTAAGAAGGTACTCGAAGAACTTGCAGATATCGGCAGGAAACTCGTTTTGGAGTTTACGAGTGGGGTCGGAAAAAAGAAAACTCCACTTGAATGGCCTCCCAAGGTTTTGGCAGCCAATTCGATGTACAGAGTCTGTCAAACTATTCTCCAAGATTACAACAAATTTGGGGCAGAGCACGAATTGCTTGAATGGTTACAGATGACGATAGCCGATATATTGGCCGCTTGTTTTACCAACTTACCAGGTGTTATATCCATGAAATGCCTTTGCAGTGCCATTGAAGTGAGGACATTGAGTGTTGTGGAAGCAGCATCTCTTCTTGGTGAAGCTGAAAATATTCTAGGAACCATTGGGCAGAAAGCGCTTTCTAATCTGGACCCTAATCAAATGGCGTGTATTGATGAATGGCGTTTATGCAAGAAGAGGAACCAATCATGTGTCCTTTCTTCGGATGATGGTATGTGTGATTTCAGTTCAGATGAATTGTCATTGTATATTGAGTAG